The bacterium (Candidatus Blackallbacteria) CG13_big_fil_rev_8_21_14_2_50_49_14 genome contains a region encoding:
- a CDS encoding 3-keto-5-aminohexanoate cleavage protein has protein sequence MQKAILTCALTGVLTDPHRHAVPVTPAEMAEAAYQAWNAGASIVHCHFRDQRPGKGALPTWNPEVVAEICQAIRERVPDLILNLSTGIAGPDISGPLACLERVKPEMAALNSGSLNYLKTRADGQWAWPPLLFDNPVEKVKAFLDTMRSLGTLPECECFDTGILRSLSMFLENGMLTPPFSVSLVMGVASGMPADPRWLPLLRELVPADAPWQVIAIGREEVWPMHRAAAEQGGNLRTGLEDTFYLPEGQKTDSNGALIAALARVAEMAGRSVASPAEARQILGLY, from the coding sequence ATGCAAAAAGCAATATTGACCTGTGCCTTAACGGGGGTTTTGACCGATCCCCATCGCCATGCCGTACCCGTGACCCCTGCTGAAATGGCAGAAGCGGCTTATCAGGCCTGGAATGCAGGGGCCAGTATTGTGCATTGCCATTTTCGCGATCAAAGGCCTGGCAAAGGCGCACTCCCCACTTGGAACCCAGAAGTGGTCGCCGAAATTTGCCAGGCCATCCGTGAGCGTGTCCCTGATTTGATCTTGAATCTGTCTACTGGCATAGCCGGCCCGGATATTTCAGGGCCTTTGGCCTGTCTGGAACGGGTCAAGCCAGAGATGGCAGCCTTAAATTCGGGCTCACTGAATTATTTGAAAACCCGTGCCGATGGGCAGTGGGCCTGGCCTCCTCTGCTTTTTGATAACCCGGTTGAGAAGGTCAAAGCTTTTCTCGATACCATGCGCTCTCTGGGAACTTTGCCAGAGTGTGAGTGCTTTGATACCGGGATTTTGCGCAGTTTGAGCATGTTTCTTGAAAATGGCATGCTCACTCCCCCTTTCAGTGTTTCCTTGGTGATGGGGGTGGCCAGTGGCATGCCCGCAGATCCCCGTTGGTTGCCACTTTTGCGCGAACTTGTGCCTGCGGATGCGCCTTGGCAGGTGATCGCGATTGGGCGTGAAGAGGTTTGGCCGATGCATCGCGCAGCTGCTGAACAGGGGGGCAATTTACGTACGGGGCTTGAAGATACCTTTTATTTGCCAGAGGGCCAAAAAACGGATTCCAATGGCGCTTTGATTGCTGCCTTGGCCCGCGTGGCCGAAATGGCCGGTCGCTCGGTTGCCTCTCCAGCAGAAGCCCGTCAGATCTTGGGCCTATATTAG
- a CDS encoding VWA domain-containing protein encodes MHKKALILLSCLLPVACGPAPTATPSPSPSASSTPSASAAPSAAPTASAAPSAAPTASAAPTAAPSAEPTVTPTAAPSAAPSSAPSALPSGTPSPSPTPSADIYNYRDNFFQNYGVNPFVETATDHLSTFAADVDTASYTLMRKFLEQNQLPDPASVRTEEYLNFFNYHYAQPASGKFAIQTEIAPAYFGAVDSKLLQIGIQGQEILARNRKQAVLTFVIDVSGSMNLQNRLDLVRQSLSLLVNQLNPNDRVAIVAYGSEARTVLTATPGSQKDTILNAINTLRPEGSTNAEAGLVKGFEEASKAFISGASNRVILCSDGVANVGANGPEAILARIQTEKDKGIALSTIGFGMGNFNDTLMEQLANQGDGIYAYVDNLKEAQRIFVQNLTGTLQTIAKDVKIQVDFNPNVVAQYRLLGYENRDIADQDFRNDAIDAGEVGSSHSVTALYEVRFQENLSENQIAKVTVRYKDVDAQDQVKETSRLVSTSELKAFSDASASFKLATSVAEFAEILRHSIFAQDGQLKDVSALARTASESLSGDEKVTEFVSLSQKAENLFTPPQVQTIASLQETSKNPQKLKSWGEFLYQQLLGGKPLKP; translated from the coding sequence ATGCATAAGAAAGCACTTATTCTTCTCAGTTGTCTCTTGCCCGTCGCCTGTGGCCCAGCGCCCACAGCCACCCCCTCACCCAGCCCCAGTGCCAGCTCCACGCCCAGCGCCAGTGCGGCTCCTTCTGCAGCCCCCACCGCCAGTGCGGCTCCTTCTGCAGCCCCCACCGCCAGCGCTGCACCCACGGCAGCCCCCAGCGCTGAACCCACGGTAACTCCGACTGCAGCCCCCTCGGCGGCCCCTAGCTCAGCTCCTTCAGCTCTTCCCAGTGGAACCCCCAGCCCCAGCCCCACGCCCAGTGCGGATATCTACAATTATCGGGATAATTTCTTTCAAAATTACGGTGTCAATCCCTTTGTAGAAACAGCCACCGATCACCTTTCCACCTTTGCTGCAGATGTAGATACCGCCTCGTATACCCTGATGCGTAAATTTTTAGAGCAAAATCAGCTGCCCGACCCCGCTTCCGTCCGCACCGAAGAATACCTGAATTTTTTCAACTACCATTATGCCCAACCCGCCAGTGGCAAATTTGCGATCCAAACCGAAATCGCCCCGGCATATTTTGGCGCAGTGGATAGCAAACTCCTGCAAATTGGCATTCAGGGCCAGGAGATTTTAGCCCGCAACCGCAAACAGGCTGTCCTGACCTTCGTGATTGACGTATCGGGCTCGATGAATCTGCAAAACCGTCTTGATCTGGTACGCCAAAGTCTTTCGCTGCTGGTCAATCAACTCAATCCCAACGACCGTGTCGCCATCGTCGCCTATGGAAGCGAAGCGCGAACCGTTTTAACGGCCACGCCCGGCTCGCAAAAAGACACGATTTTAAATGCCATCAATACCCTGCGACCCGAAGGTTCCACCAATGCTGAAGCCGGTTTGGTCAAAGGTTTTGAAGAGGCCAGTAAAGCGTTTATCAGTGGGGCTTCCAACCGTGTGATTCTCTGCTCTGACGGGGTCGCCAATGTTGGCGCAAATGGACCTGAGGCGATTCTGGCCCGGATTCAAACCGAAAAAGACAAAGGCATTGCACTTTCTACGATTGGCTTCGGCATGGGCAATTTTAACGATACCCTGATGGAACAACTCGCCAACCAGGGCGATGGCATCTATGCCTATGTTGACAATTTAAAAGAAGCCCAACGCATTTTCGTGCAAAACCTGACAGGTACTTTGCAGACCATTGCCAAAGATGTCAAAATTCAAGTGGATTTCAACCCCAATGTGGTCGCTCAATACCGCTTGCTGGGCTATGAAAACCGCGATATTGCCGATCAAGATTTTCGCAATGATGCAATTGACGCCGGTGAAGTGGGTTCCAGCCACAGCGTAACCGCCCTCTACGAAGTGCGTTTTCAGGAAAATCTGAGTGAAAACCAAATCGCGAAAGTCACCGTCCGTTATAAAGATGTCGATGCCCAGGATCAGGTCAAAGAAACCAGCCGACTTGTTTCTACAAGCGAATTGAAAGCCTTCAGTGATGCCTCAGCCTCCTTTAAACTGGCAACGTCTGTGGCAGAATTTGCAGAAATTCTGCGTCACAGTATTTTTGCCCAGGACGGACAACTCAAAGATGTCAGTGCACTGGCGCGCACAGCCAGCGAAAGCCTAAGTGGCGATGAAAAAGTCACAGAGTTTGTCAGCCTTTCACAAAAGGCCGAGAATCTCTTTACACCCCCCCAGGTTCAAACCATTGCCTCTTTGCAGGAAACCAGTAAAAATCCTCAAAAGCTGAAAAGTTGGGGTGAGTTTCTCTATCAGCAGCTGCTGGGTGGCAAACCCCTCAAACCATGA
- a CDS encoding transposase — protein MKPYSEDLRIRVLQAYLSKQGSMRNIAERFDVSLSFVLALVKQYRESGNIQPRPRGGGQKLRVDEGGMDQLSQIIQDHPKATLQELCEYFAQVTGIQLSVPTMSRCFKRLQNKHARKLTPRKRGRPPKAKDSETKETD, from the coding sequence ATGAAACCCTATTCAGAAGATCTACGTATCCGTGTTTTGCAGGCCTATCTCAGCAAACAGGGCTCGATGCGAAATATCGCAGAGCGTTTTGATGTGAGCCTGAGCTTTGTGCTGGCTTTGGTCAAGCAATACCGTGAAAGTGGCAATATCCAGCCCCGTCCTCGCGGAGGGGGGCAAAAATTGCGGGTGGATGAAGGAGGCATGGATCAGCTCTCCCAGATCATTCAGGATCATCCCAAAGCAACTTTGCAGGAACTCTGCGAATACTTTGCCCAGGTAACAGGGATTCAACTCAGTGTGCCCACCATGAGCCGCTGCTTCAAGCGGCTTCAAAATAAGCACGCACGTAAGCTCACTCCGCGTAAGCGCGGAAGACCTCCCAAAGCCAAAGATTCAGAGACAAAGGAAACAGATTAA
- a CDS encoding aminoacyl-tRNA hydrolase, with the protein MDLIISDTLTIPDSEIEFSFARSGGPGGQNVNKVASKVILRFDLINSRVLNDEERWLIRQKLASRITHEGVLHLSAQSLRSQLANRKAVIQQLIQLLQEALEIPPERIPTRPTRASQRRRVVGKKLRGGLKKQRTEQDWESESGY; encoded by the coding sequence ATGGATTTAATCATCAGCGATACCCTGACGATTCCTGATTCTGAAATCGAGTTCAGTTTTGCCCGCAGTGGCGGGCCAGGAGGTCAAAATGTGAATAAAGTCGCGAGCAAGGTCATTTTACGTTTTGACCTGATAAACTCCCGTGTTCTGAATGATGAGGAGCGTTGGTTGATTCGGCAGAAATTAGCCAGTCGCATTACCCATGAGGGGGTTTTGCATCTCAGCGCACAAAGTTTACGCTCGCAATTGGCCAATCGCAAAGCCGTGATTCAGCAATTGATTCAGCTTTTGCAGGAAGCCCTTGAAATTCCACCTGAACGGATACCTACCCGACCCACACGGGCCTCGCAAAGAAGGCGGGTTGTGGGTAAAAAACTGAGGGGTGGGCTCAAAAAACAGCGAACTGAACAGGACTGGGAAAGCGAGTCTGGCTATTAG
- a CDS encoding DNA helicase RecG: MLVTVWFELFERSLRAEEKQNYRNIKGREYFFADFILHHLTVFSAQPQHAKILARLQNIYTLYPLCSVAERREMLEESKRLLEGLRDPREIRKVVAAQVQRQAQAEAASDWRDVPVQFVKGVGPKLGEIFAKVGIGTVGELLHYYPRQHLDFSKCTRIRDLRKGELVTVWGMIHSVSLFSPPAKKQMTIVKVVVRDGTGRLILSFFHQGKQQWIRAQAAQRFPEGAQIILSGTVQWDSYNRSLTLDKPELQILENSEELESLEEQNLIHLARIVPVYPLSEGLNMKWVRRAIKAGLEAFAPKIPEPLPPELLKTLPLPGYAQALSEFHFPSSQESLQAARERLVFQELLLTQLGLQFRRKQRERYESGLVFAPPGELSQAFLKSLPFELTGAQKRVHQEILADLQRSEPMSRLVQGDVGSGKTVVAVLAMLQGVENHYQAALMAPTEILAEQHFHKIFEWLLPLGVQAELLTGSQGARSRREALARLASGEAQIAIGTHALIQEGVEFKRLGLAIIDEQHRFGVKQRALLREKGLNPEILTMTATPIPRTLALTLYGDLDVSILDELPPGRKPVQTQLVKESQRQRVWDLILYEIEAGRQAYVVLPLVEESEKSELKAATSEFEAYQAYFPSLRIGLLHGQMKGQEKDLVMRAFSAHELDILIATTVIEVGVDVPNASVMVIEHAERFGLAQLHQLRGRVGRGSDKAYCLLVTDKLSQIARERLEVFVSTNDGFIIAEHDLRLRGPGEFLGTRQSGLPDLILTNLAEDGELLDLARSSAQTLLQADPELKSRENLQLKQELYRFFRRHLSVLEA; this comes from the coding sequence ATTCTAGTGACGGTTTGGTTTGAACTTTTTGAGCGTTCGCTGCGCGCTGAAGAAAAACAGAATTACAGAAATATCAAAGGACGGGAGTATTTCTTCGCAGATTTTATTCTGCACCACCTGACTGTTTTTTCAGCCCAACCTCAGCATGCCAAAATTTTAGCCCGATTGCAGAATATCTATACCCTTTATCCCCTCTGCTCTGTCGCCGAAAGACGTGAAATGCTTGAAGAAAGCAAACGGCTACTTGAGGGACTGCGCGATCCACGTGAAATTCGCAAAGTGGTTGCCGCCCAGGTTCAGCGCCAGGCCCAGGCAGAAGCTGCCTCAGATTGGCGGGATGTGCCTGTACAGTTTGTAAAAGGTGTAGGCCCCAAACTGGGTGAAATTTTCGCCAAAGTGGGTATCGGAACCGTCGGCGAACTTCTGCACTATTATCCCCGGCAGCATCTTGATTTTTCAAAATGTACCCGAATTCGTGATTTACGCAAAGGTGAATTGGTAACGGTTTGGGGCATGATTCATTCCGTCTCTCTGTTCAGCCCGCCCGCAAAAAAACAAATGACGATTGTCAAAGTGGTGGTCAGAGATGGAACAGGCCGTCTGATTCTCAGTTTTTTTCACCAGGGCAAACAACAGTGGATCCGGGCCCAAGCCGCACAACGTTTTCCTGAGGGGGCGCAGATCATTCTGAGTGGCACTGTGCAGTGGGACAGTTACAACCGTTCTCTGACCCTTGACAAGCCCGAACTTCAGATTCTTGAAAATAGCGAGGAATTGGAGAGCCTTGAAGAACAAAACCTGATTCATCTGGCACGGATTGTGCCCGTCTATCCACTCAGTGAAGGCCTGAATATGAAATGGGTACGGCGCGCCATCAAAGCGGGCTTAGAAGCCTTTGCTCCCAAAATTCCAGAGCCCCTGCCCCCAGAACTCTTAAAAACCCTGCCCCTGCCAGGCTATGCCCAGGCCCTGAGTGAGTTTCATTTTCCAAGCTCTCAAGAATCCTTACAGGCAGCGCGGGAACGCCTGGTCTTTCAAGAATTGCTTTTGACCCAACTCGGCTTGCAATTCAGACGCAAGCAGCGGGAACGCTATGAATCAGGGCTGGTTTTTGCCCCTCCTGGCGAACTCTCTCAAGCCTTTCTGAAAAGCCTGCCCTTTGAACTGACGGGGGCACAAAAACGCGTACACCAGGAAATTCTCGCAGATTTACAACGCAGCGAACCCATGTCACGTCTGGTACAGGGAGATGTCGGATCAGGCAAAACGGTTGTGGCGGTGCTGGCCATGTTGCAGGGCGTTGAGAATCATTACCAAGCCGCCCTGATGGCCCCCACAGAAATCCTGGCAGAACAACATTTCCACAAGATCTTTGAATGGCTGCTGCCCTTAGGCGTTCAGGCTGAGTTGCTAACAGGCAGTCAGGGGGCCCGTTCCCGCCGTGAAGCGCTTGCCCGTCTGGCCAGCGGAGAAGCCCAGATTGCGATTGGCACCCATGCCTTGATTCAGGAAGGAGTCGAGTTTAAACGCTTGGGGCTTGCCATTATCGATGAACAACACCGTTTTGGGGTCAAACAACGCGCCCTCTTGCGAGAAAAAGGTCTCAATCCTGAAATTCTGACCATGACAGCCACGCCCATCCCGCGCACGCTGGCTTTGACTCTGTATGGCGATCTCGATGTTTCAATTCTCGATGAGCTTCCCCCTGGGCGCAAACCTGTTCAAACCCAATTGGTCAAAGAAAGTCAGCGCCAACGGGTTTGGGATTTGATTCTTTACGAAATTGAAGCCGGTCGTCAGGCCTATGTGGTTTTGCCCTTGGTCGAAGAATCAGAGAAATCCGAACTGAAAGCAGCAACAAGTGAATTTGAAGCTTACCAGGCTTATTTTCCAAGTTTAAGAATTGGCCTGCTGCATGGGCAAATGAAAGGCCAGGAAAAAGATCTGGTCATGCGTGCTTTTTCAGCACACGAGCTGGATATTCTGATTGCCACCACCGTGATTGAAGTCGGGGTTGATGTTCCCAATGCAAGTGTGATGGTGATTGAACACGCCGAGCGCTTTGGGCTGGCCCAATTGCACCAATTGCGAGGACGCGTCGGCAGAGGCTCAGACAAAGCCTATTGCCTGCTGGTCACAGATAAACTTTCTCAAATTGCCCGTGAGCGGCTCGAAGTCTTTGTTTCAACCAATGACGGTTTTATCATTGCCGAACACGATTTGCGACTGCGCGGGCCGGGGGAATTTTTGGGTACACGCCAAAGTGGGCTGCCTGATTTGATTCTCACCAATCTGGCCGAAGATGGTGAACTGCTGGACTTGGCCCGCAGCAGTGCACAAACCCTTCTCCAGGCAGACCCTGAACTGAAATCCAGAGAAAATCTTCAACTCAAGCAAGAACTTTATCGTTTTTTCAGGCGGCATTTGAGCGTACTGGAAGCGTGA
- the ribD gene encoding riboflavin biosynthesis protein RibD, which translates to MPENADDQEMLLLHEQFMARALKLARNGFIKIAPSPFRGALIAQGDTVVGKGYLANRDALDGEMHALKAAGERAKGATLYVNLEPAFGTSKGINLVDAIIQAGIARVVVAVRDSNPVVSGKTLDALAAAGIEIIEGILADEARSLNEIYLKEASTRRPFVNLLTAMSLDGKIATRLQDTDGITGPEAREFVQNLRARYDAVMIGVNTILQDNPMLNCKILRGCDPWRIVIDTEAKTPVNSKLFLRSDPDETRAPVLIAISYGAHEDRLRSLRLAGAEILHCPDENSDEPRVDLGRLMQMLNKRGITSVLIEGGSTLRAAALEAGIVDKVSFLVAPKLIGGSDALSAVGGEGVGFVHDAWPVQKMQTRQLGQDLLIEGYLS; encoded by the coding sequence ATGCCTGAAAATGCTGATGATCAAGAAATGCTGCTTCTGCACGAACAGTTTATGGCGCGCGCACTTAAGTTGGCGCGCAATGGCTTTATAAAAATTGCGCCCTCCCCCTTTCGGGGAGCCCTGATTGCCCAAGGAGATACCGTCGTCGGAAAAGGCTATCTCGCCAATCGGGATGCCCTCGATGGGGAGATGCACGCCCTGAAAGCGGCCGGTGAAAGAGCCAAAGGAGCCACGCTCTATGTCAATCTTGAACCCGCCTTTGGTACCAGCAAAGGCATTAATCTGGTAGATGCAATCATTCAAGCAGGAATCGCCCGTGTGGTGGTGGCCGTCAGAGACTCCAATCCTGTCGTGAGTGGGAAAACCTTGGATGCACTGGCTGCCGCTGGGATTGAAATTATTGAGGGAATTCTCGCTGACGAAGCGCGCTCCCTGAATGAAATCTACCTGAAAGAGGCAAGCACCCGCCGTCCCTTTGTCAATTTGCTAACCGCCATGTCACTGGATGGCAAAATTGCCACCCGTCTGCAGGATACGGATGGCATTACCGGGCCAGAAGCCCGTGAATTTGTGCAAAACCTGCGGGCACGCTATGATGCGGTCATGATTGGGGTCAACACCATTTTGCAGGACAATCCCATGTTGAATTGCAAAATTTTACGGGGTTGCGATCCCTGGCGCATTGTGATTGACACAGAGGCCAAAACCCCTGTCAATTCAAAATTGTTTTTACGTTCAGATCCAGACGAAACACGTGCCCCGGTTCTGATTGCGATCAGTTACGGCGCCCATGAGGATCGTCTGCGTTCGCTGCGTCTGGCGGGGGCAGAAATTTTGCATTGCCCCGATGAAAACAGTGATGAACCCCGTGTGGATTTGGGAAGACTGATGCAAATGCTGAACAAAAGAGGCATTACCTCTGTTTTGATCGAAGGGGGTTCCACCTTGAGAGCCGCCGCACTTGAAGCCGGAATCGTAGATAAGGTCAGCTTTTTGGTAGCCCCCAAACTGATTGGCGGCAGCGACGCTCTTTCAGCAGTGGGTGGTGAAGGGGTAGGTTTCGTTCATGACGCATGGCCCGTTCAAAAGATGCAAACCCGCCAACTCGGTCAAGATTTGCTGATCGAAGGCTATTTGAGCTGA
- the mvaD gene encoding diphosphomevalonate decarboxylase, with product MLKSALAQAHSNIALIKYWGKRQESLKLPQNGSISLTLDALWTRTRVSFDENLETDQLWLNGERASALQTLKVHKFLNLIRQTYGLSLAAQIQTENNFPTGAGLASSASGFAALALAATSAAGLHLSQEELSRLARQGSGSACRSIYGGFVEWQRGESELGQDSFAVPLDEKPDWPLLMAVLVLNDSPKALSSGDGMAQTVATSPLYPAWLASIESDLAQMRAAIQAKDFTALGSLMEHNALKMHATALAARPSVIYWQPVTLALIARVEKIRASGLECYLTIDAGPNLKVLMQEKDWPQFQAQLRDLPEIKQVIPARPGPAAFLCEPF from the coding sequence ATCTTGAAATCTGCACTTGCCCAAGCGCATAGCAATATTGCCCTGATCAAATATTGGGGAAAACGACAGGAAAGCTTAAAACTACCTCAAAATGGAAGTATTTCTTTGACCCTGGATGCGCTTTGGACGCGGACCCGTGTCAGCTTCGATGAAAACTTAGAAACCGATCAACTCTGGTTGAACGGAGAACGGGCTTCTGCCTTGCAGACGCTAAAAGTTCATAAGTTTCTCAATCTCATACGCCAGACCTATGGTTTGAGCCTGGCTGCTCAAATTCAAACTGAGAACAATTTCCCAACCGGTGCAGGTTTGGCCAGCTCAGCGTCAGGTTTTGCTGCCCTTGCTTTGGCTGCCACTTCCGCTGCGGGTTTGCACCTCTCTCAGGAAGAACTCTCCCGTTTGGCCCGTCAAGGCTCAGGTTCTGCCTGCCGTTCAATTTATGGTGGCTTTGTAGAGTGGCAGCGGGGAGAAAGTGAGTTGGGGCAGGATTCATTTGCTGTTCCTTTGGATGAAAAACCAGATTGGCCTCTGCTGATGGCGGTCTTGGTACTGAACGACAGCCCCAAGGCCCTTTCTTCAGGAGATGGCATGGCCCAGACCGTTGCCACTTCACCCCTCTATCCGGCCTGGTTGGCTTCGATTGAAAGCGATTTGGCGCAGATGCGTGCAGCGATTCAAGCGAAAGATTTTACGGCCTTGGGCAGTCTGATGGAACACAATGCTCTGAAAATGCATGCCACTGCTCTTGCTGCACGCCCGAGTGTGATTTACTGGCAGCCTGTGACCTTGGCGCTGATTGCGAGAGTCGAGAAAATCCGGGCCTCTGGTTTGGAATGCTATTTGACCATTGATGCGGGCCCCAATCTCAAAGTTTTGATGCAGGAAAAAGACTGGCCTCAATTTCAGGCGCAGCTCAGAGATTTGCCCGAAATAAAACAAGTGATTCCGGCCCGTCCTGGCCCTGCAGCTTTTCTCTGTGAGCCCTTTTGA
- a CDS encoding TetR family transcriptional regulator — protein MRKGNLTRNNILEKASSLATRVGLDGLSIGQLAGELQMSKSGLFAHFGSKEELQIQVLQAASERFTDSVVKPALKRERGKPRLQALFENWLEWGLSEPQTRSGCLFVAAAIELDDQPGPVRDELVKIQARWIETLERTLELGQISGQFQAALNPAEAVQELYGILLSAHFYVRLMGQPEALKRARHLFYAFLERIQI, from the coding sequence ATGCGAAAAGGAAATCTTACACGAAACAATATTCTTGAAAAAGCCAGCTCCCTGGCTACCCGTGTTGGCCTGGACGGTCTCAGCATTGGCCAGCTAGCAGGTGAATTGCAAATGTCAAAAAGCGGTTTATTTGCCCATTTTGGTTCCAAAGAAGAACTTCAGATTCAAGTCTTGCAAGCCGCATCTGAACGCTTTACAGATTCTGTGGTCAAGCCGGCTTTAAAGCGCGAGCGGGGCAAACCCCGTTTACAGGCTCTGTTTGAAAATTGGCTGGAATGGGGCCTGTCTGAACCCCAAACCCGCAGTGGTTGTCTGTTTGTGGCTGCTGCGATTGAATTGGATGATCAACCTGGCCCCGTGCGAGATGAGCTGGTCAAAATTCAAGCCCGTTGGATCGAAACCCTGGAACGCACCCTGGAACTGGGGCAAATTTCAGGTCAGTTTCAAGCCGCTCTCAATCCTGCAGAAGCGGTACAAGAGCTTTATGGAATTTTGCTTTCTGCCCATTTTTATGTTCGCCTGATGGGCCAGCCAGAAGCCCTGAAACGTGCCCGTCATTTGTTTTATGCCTTTTTAGAGCGAATTCAGATTTAA
- a CDS encoding alpha/beta hydrolase yields the protein MKTFTKKARTFAFIARVLAEKSRLSLQALISPELAASHAEKLFSSPPRYPRPYPENKVLQTGQAFTVHTPQGPIQAWRWGQTEKLIGLVHGWAGRGGQYHAWIAPLLKAGFSVITYDAPSHGESPGERSSLPELTWALREVQKQTGPWAAVVGHSLGAAAVLAGLDQGLQAEKAILLAPPADTPRMIRLFGNRMGLKPQVQSALISKIENRLGIRLEEFSLPEMASRRTEKALIFHDLDDREVNWGSGERLSQAWPNAELISSKGLGHNRILRAEQIISPAIEFLTNQPLPGPISPAMHLLLA from the coding sequence ATGAAAACATTCACCAAAAAAGCACGAACGTTCGCTTTTATAGCGCGGGTTCTTGCCGAAAAATCCCGTCTCAGCCTTCAAGCCCTGATCTCTCCTGAACTGGCCGCCAGCCATGCCGAGAAGCTATTTTCAAGCCCCCCGCGTTACCCGAGACCCTATCCTGAAAACAAAGTTTTGCAAACGGGCCAGGCTTTTACAGTACACACACCGCAGGGACCGATTCAGGCCTGGCGATGGGGCCAGACTGAAAAGCTGATTGGATTGGTACATGGTTGGGCGGGTCGTGGAGGACAATACCACGCCTGGATAGCCCCCTTGCTGAAAGCAGGTTTTTCAGTGATCACCTATGACGCACCCAGCCACGGCGAAAGCCCAGGCGAACGCTCCTCTCTGCCAGAACTCACCTGGGCTTTGCGCGAGGTGCAGAAACAGACCGGCCCCTGGGCTGCTGTAGTGGGCCACTCCTTAGGCGCAGCAGCTGTCCTGGCAGGCTTGGATCAGGGGCTACAAGCCGAAAAAGCGATTTTACTGGCACCACCTGCCGATACTCCCCGCATGATTCGCCTGTTTGGAAACCGGATGGGTCTCAAGCCTCAGGTTCAAAGCGCTTTGATCTCAAAAATTGAAAACCGCTTGGGCATTCGCCTTGAGGAATTCTCTCTGCCTGAAATGGCATCAAGACGCACCGAAAAAGCCCTGATCTTTCATGATCTCGACGACCGCGAAGTCAATTGGGGCAGTGGCGAACGACTCTCTCAAGCCTGGCCGAATGCCGAACTGATCAGCAGCAAAGGCTTGGGCCATAACCGCATTCTGCGGGCAGAACAAATCATCTCCCCAGCGATTGAATTTCTCACCAATCAGCCCCTGCCGGGGCCCATTAGCCCAGCCATGCACCTGCTCCTGGCTTAG
- a CDS encoding 3-hydroxybutyryl-CoA dehydrogenase (converts (S)-3-hydroxybutanoyl-CoA to 3-acetoacetyl-CoA), with the protein MQISKVFVAGSGLMGGGIAHAVSAVAGLPVTVYDISDEVLAKSRASHEKLLQKMAEKGKLEADQIANILERVSYTTSLQAASEAQLVIEAIPEKLELKKALFAQLESICPAETLFASNTSSLPITSLASATQRGDRFIGMHFFSPVHLMKLLELIRGLETSEETFQTLKAFGEKLGKQVIVANDFPGFITTRLGMVLLNEAMYALMEGVGSPEDIDAGMKLGFNHPMGPLALADAVGLDVCLNAMNTLQEGFGNPKYAPCPLLKRLVQAGHLGKKTGRGFYTYA; encoded by the coding sequence ATGCAAATTTCAAAAGTCTTTGTGGCCGGCAGCGGTTTGATGGGGGGCGGAATTGCCCATGCCGTCAGTGCAGTAGCTGGTCTGCCTGTCACCGTTTACGATATTTCTGATGAGGTTCTGGCAAAAAGCCGGGCCAGCCATGAAAAACTGTTGCAAAAAATGGCCGAAAAAGGCAAACTCGAAGCGGATCAGATTGCAAATATCCTGGAACGCGTGAGTTATACCACCTCTTTACAAGCCGCTTCAGAAGCCCAATTGGTAATTGAAGCCATCCCCGAAAAACTGGAACTGAAAAAAGCCCTGTTCGCGCAACTTGAAAGCATTTGCCCTGCTGAAACGCTTTTTGCAAGCAATACCTCCTCTTTGCCGATCACGAGCTTGGCCAGTGCCACACAGCGTGGAGATCGCTTTATCGGCATGCATTTTTTCTCACCGGTTCATCTCATGAAACTGCTTGAGTTGATTCGCGGTTTAGAAACCTCTGAGGAAACATTCCAAACCCTCAAAGCCTTTGGTGAAAAACTTGGCAAACAGGTCATTGTCGCCAATGACTTCCCCGGCTTTATTACCACCCGCCTGGGCATGGTTCTGCTCAATGAAGCCATGTATGCCCTGATGGAAGGCGTGGGCAGCCCTGAAGACATCGATGCAGGCATGAAACTGGGCTTTAATCATCCCATGGGCCCATTGGCACTGGCCGATGCCGTTGGCTTGGATGTTTGCCTCAATGCCATGAATACCTTACAGGAAGGTTTTGGAAACCCCAAATACGCCCCCTGCCCCCTGCTCAAACGACTGGTTCAGGCGGGCCATCTCGGCAAAAAAACCGGACGGGGCTTTTATACCTATGCCTGA